From a single Apium graveolens cultivar Ventura chromosome 2, ASM990537v1, whole genome shotgun sequence genomic region:
- the LOC141708676 gene encoding 21 kDa protein, translated as MSRSALLFSALLLFLTYTTSPASSAAAPANKFIKTSCTLTTYPLVCEQSLSAYAKTIQNNPQELASTALQVSLRQTKLAHTFMKRLNKFKGLKARQYAAIHDCLEEVADSLDRVSRSCDEMKNLGRAKGNDFTFRMSNVETWVSAALTDETTCMDGFAGKGLDGKIKESVRAQVVAVARVTSNALALVNNFAAKHKH; from the coding sequence ATGTCAAGATCAGCCCTTCTCTTCTCTGCCCTCCTCCTCTTCCTCACCTACACCACCTCACCGGCATCCTCCGCCGCCGCACCGGCAAACAAATTCATCAAAACCTCTTGCACCCTCACAACCTACCCATTAGTCTGCGAACAATCTCTCTCAGCCTACGCAAAAACCATCCAAAACAACCCACAAGAGCTGGCTTCAACAGCCTTACAAGTCAGCCTAAGACAAACCAAACTGGCCCATACATTCATGAAAAGACTCAACAAATTCAAAGGCCTTAAAGCAAGACAATACGCAGCCATACATGACTGTTTGGAAGAAGTGGCAGATAGTTTGGACCGGGTCAGCAGATCGTGTGATGAAATGAAGAATTTGGGCCGGGCTAAAGGAAATGACTTTACTTTTAGAATGAGTAATGTGGAGACTTGGGTCAGTGCTGCACTTACTGATGAAACAACTTGCATGGATGGGTTTGCGGGTAAGGGTTTGGATGGGAAAATTAAGGAGTCAGTTAGGGCACAAGTAGTTGCTGTTGCACGTGTTACTAGTAATGCTCTTGCTTTGGTTAATAACTTTGCCGCAAAGCATAAGCACTAG